A stretch of Arthrobacter sp. NEB 688 DNA encodes these proteins:
- a CDS encoding ABC transporter ATP-binding protein, whose protein sequence is MTALRLTGITASHPRTPVLHGIDLTVASGTTTAVLGPSGCGKTTLLRVVAGFMRPEAGEVRIGDELVAGPGTWVPPEKRGFGYVAQEGNLFPHLDVAANLSYGLPRRERRARERVAELLELVGLPAGTASRRPDQLSGGQQQRVALARALARRPRVVLLDEPFSALDPELRAATREAVAAALAHEGATVVLVTHDQAEALSFADEVAVMHEGRLSQVGAPSTVYRSPADRRSALSLGEACFLPGTLEAGVVRCALGDLPADRRAAAGPVEVMIRPEQLRLADPGTATSAPTGEVRHVAYFGHDALVEVHLDTADVLVRARTSHTPPPPVGARVEVTVDGPPHLLAAGSATG, encoded by the coding sequence GTGACCGCTCTGCGCCTCACCGGCATCACCGCGTCGCACCCGCGCACCCCGGTGCTGCACGGCATCGACCTCACCGTCGCGTCCGGGACGACGACGGCGGTCCTCGGGCCCTCGGGCTGCGGCAAGACGACCCTGCTGCGGGTCGTCGCGGGGTTCATGCGGCCCGAGGCGGGGGAGGTGCGCATCGGCGACGAGCTCGTGGCCGGCCCCGGCACCTGGGTGCCCCCGGAGAAGCGCGGGTTCGGGTACGTCGCCCAGGAGGGCAACCTCTTCCCGCACCTCGACGTCGCGGCCAACCTCTCCTACGGGCTGCCGCGCCGTGAGCGCCGGGCGCGCGAGCGGGTCGCCGAGCTCCTCGAGCTCGTGGGCCTGCCCGCCGGGACCGCCTCCCGCCGCCCCGACCAGCTCTCCGGCGGCCAGCAGCAGCGCGTGGCGCTCGCCCGGGCGCTGGCCCGCCGCCCCCGCGTCGTGCTCCTCGACGAGCCCTTCTCGGCCCTGGACCCCGAGCTGCGCGCCGCCACCCGTGAGGCCGTCGCCGCCGCGCTGGCCCACGAGGGCGCGACCGTCGTCCTCGTCACGCACGACCAGGCCGAGGCGCTCTCGTTCGCCGACGAGGTCGCGGTCATGCACGAGGGCCGGCTCAGCCAGGTCGGCGCGCCGTCGACCGTGTACCGCTCGCCGGCCGACCGCCGCTCCGCGCTCTCGCTCGGTGAGGCCTGCTTCCTGCCCGGGACGCTGGAGGCCGGGGTCGTGCGCTGCGCGCTCGGCGACCTGCCGGCCGACCGCCGGGCGGCGGCCGGCCCGGTCGAGGTGATGATCCGCCCCGAGCAGCTGCGCCTGGCCGACCCCGGGACCGCCACCTCGGCCCCCACCGGCGAGGTGCGCCACGTCGCGTACTTCGGCCACGACGCGCTCGTCGAGGTGCACCTGGACACCGCCGACGTGCTCGTGCGCGCGCGGACCTCGCACACGCCGCCGCCCCCCGTGGGCGCACGGGTCGAGGTGACCGTCGACGGCCCGCCGCACCTCCTCGCGGCCGGTAGCGCCACCGGCTGA
- a CDS encoding molybdopterin cofactor-binding domain-containing protein, with amino-acid sequence MTTAPTSRTSSSAAEGPPDRPGVSRRRLIGWVLASGTLAVAADLSTGAPSASAAVPSPPQVPELFDLGDLQTNSALPTSQLIRIDLDEDGIAHFAIPRMEVGQGITTAAAMIIAEELDLPVDRVRVTLAPARPELVFNQLTGGSNTMQSMFTPIRVAAATARGALLRAAATELGAQLSALTAKAGVVTAPTGASLTYGQLATLAASTEDVAVEVSLTPRREFSVIGTSYGRDDAVAAVTGRKQFTMDLFVEGALPTMVCRPPTLNGSPRAVLNLATVRAMPGVTDVVTVDTGVAVRAATFGQCIDAVRALDVQWNGGPVDGEDDESVLAELRRAELPMVVPKVPILASTLDLRFEFMFRSSAALEPNCAIADVRSDGATVWAGLKAPLVAQRNVARAVGLPISKVTVNVVTGGGSFGHKLFGDAAIEAAKISKAMGKPVKLMWHRADEPRQGRTHPMATSRVRATMLAGQVLTFEQRHTSVVTDFGHGLGERLTALAAELPANLGGLSLSQSIFTLTQELPYNFGVVTQLLNEVDTRFNTGSMRNIYSPDVACANELAVDQIAKRLGKDPYAFRMSFLKNAKAKRCLEAVAKAGGWGRSLPKGVTQGIAVHTEYKGATAVLVELDTRPETVNRTIREAVTGPRVTKAVIAVDAGLVVNPRGLEAQMMGGVADGIALALTSSNHLKDGHFLEASWDNYFYTRQWNVPPEFRCLVMPSDEELPGGAGEAGVAASVAAVACAYARATGKVPTRFPVNHGTVSFTPKSFVPPVPASPTDGLSYTS; translated from the coding sequence ATGACGACCGCCCCGACCTCCCGCACCTCCTCGTCCGCCGCCGAGGGGCCACCGGACCGCCCCGGCGTCAGCCGGCGCCGCCTCATCGGCTGGGTCCTCGCGAGCGGCACCCTGGCCGTCGCGGCCGACCTGTCGACCGGCGCCCCGAGCGCGTCCGCCGCGGTCCCCAGCCCGCCGCAGGTGCCCGAGCTCTTCGACCTCGGTGACCTGCAGACGAACTCGGCGCTGCCCACCTCGCAGCTCATCCGGATCGACCTCGACGAGGACGGCATCGCCCACTTCGCGATCCCGCGGATGGAGGTCGGCCAGGGCATCACGACGGCCGCGGCGATGATCATCGCCGAGGAGCTCGACCTGCCCGTCGACCGCGTCCGGGTCACGCTCGCACCGGCCCGACCGGAGCTGGTCTTCAACCAGCTGACCGGCGGCTCGAACACGATGCAGTCGATGTTCACGCCGATCCGCGTCGCCGCCGCCACGGCCCGCGGCGCCCTCCTGCGGGCCGCCGCCACCGAGCTCGGCGCCCAGCTCTCGGCGCTCACCGCGAAGGCCGGCGTCGTCACCGCGCCGACCGGGGCGAGCCTCACGTACGGGCAGCTGGCCACCCTCGCCGCGAGCACCGAGGACGTCGCGGTCGAGGTCTCGCTGACGCCGCGCCGGGAGTTCTCGGTCATCGGCACCTCGTACGGCCGCGACGACGCGGTCGCCGCCGTCACCGGCCGCAAGCAGTTCACGATGGACCTCTTCGTCGAGGGCGCGCTGCCGACGATGGTCTGCCGCCCGCCGACCCTCAACGGCTCGCCGCGCGCGGTGCTCAACCTGGCCACCGTGCGCGCGATGCCGGGCGTCACCGACGTCGTCACCGTCGACACCGGCGTCGCCGTGCGCGCCGCGACCTTCGGGCAGTGCATCGACGCCGTCCGCGCGCTCGACGTGCAGTGGAACGGCGGGCCGGTCGACGGTGAGGACGACGAGTCGGTCCTCGCCGAGCTGCGCCGTGCCGAGCTGCCGATGGTCGTGCCCAAGGTGCCGATCCTCGCGAGCACGCTCGACCTGCGGTTCGAGTTCATGTTCCGCAGCAGCGCTGCGCTGGAGCCGAACTGCGCCATCGCGGACGTGCGCTCCGACGGCGCGACGGTCTGGGCCGGGCTCAAGGCACCGCTCGTCGCGCAGCGCAACGTGGCCCGTGCGGTCGGCCTGCCGATCTCGAAGGTCACCGTCAACGTCGTCACGGGTGGAGGCTCGTTCGGGCACAAGCTGTTCGGCGACGCGGCCATCGAGGCGGCCAAGATCTCGAAGGCGATGGGCAAGCCGGTCAAGCTCATGTGGCACCGCGCCGACGAGCCGCGCCAGGGGCGCACGCACCCGATGGCGACCTCCCGCGTGCGCGCGACGATGCTCGCGGGCCAGGTGCTGACCTTCGAGCAGCGGCACACCAGCGTCGTCACCGACTTCGGTCACGGGCTGGGGGAGCGGCTGACCGCCCTCGCCGCCGAGCTGCCCGCCAACCTCGGCGGGCTCAGCCTGTCGCAGTCGATCTTCACGCTGACGCAGGAGCTGCCGTACAACTTCGGCGTCGTCACGCAGCTGCTCAACGAGGTCGACACCCGGTTCAACACCGGCAGCATGCGCAACATCTACAGCCCGGACGTCGCGTGCGCCAACGAGCTCGCGGTGGACCAGATCGCCAAGCGGCTCGGCAAGGACCCGTACGCGTTCCGGATGTCCTTCCTCAAGAACGCCAAGGCCAAGCGGTGCCTCGAGGCGGTGGCGAAGGCGGGCGGCTGGGGCCGGTCCCTGCCGAAGGGCGTGACCCAGGGCATCGCCGTCCACACCGAGTACAAGGGCGCGACCGCCGTGCTCGTCGAGCTCGACACCCGCCCCGAGACCGTGAACCGGACCATCCGCGAGGCCGTCACCGGTCCGCGGGTCACCAAGGCGGTCATCGCCGTCGACGCCGGCCTCGTCGTCAACCCGCGCGGACTGGAGGCCCAGATGATGGGCGGCGTCGCCGACGGCATCGCGCTCGCCCTCACGAGCAGCAACCACCTCAAGGACGGGCACTTCCTCGAGGCGAGCTGGGACAACTACTTCTACACGCGGCAGTGGAACGTGCCGCCGGAGTTCCGGTGCCTCGTCATGCCCTCCGACGAGGAGCTGCCCGGTGGCGCCGGCGAGGCCGGGGTCGCAGCCTCGGTCGCCGCCGTCGCGTGCGCCTACGCCCGCGCGACGGGCAAGGTCCCGACCCGCTTCCCGGTCAACCACGGGACGGTCTCCTTCACCCCGAAGAGCTTCGTCCCGCCCGTGCCCGCGTCCCCCACCGACGGCCTGTCGTACACCTCCTGA
- a CDS encoding (2Fe-2S)-binding protein: MPQHTFLVNGERVTVDVADDVRLLWVLRDVLRLTGPKYGCGINVCKACTSHVNGKAFNPCSVRVADLGPDDEVTTIEGLADTVDADLHPMQQAWVEHDVAQCGYCQPGQIMAAVALVRRVRAEGRAITDADLDGIRNICRCGTYNRIREAIRDGAERM; encoded by the coding sequence ATGCCCCAGCACACCTTCCTCGTCAACGGCGAGCGGGTCACGGTCGACGTGGCCGACGACGTCCGCCTCCTCTGGGTCCTCCGGGACGTCCTGCGCCTCACCGGGCCCAAGTACGGGTGCGGCATCAACGTCTGCAAGGCGTGCACCTCGCACGTCAACGGCAAGGCGTTCAACCCGTGCTCCGTCCGGGTCGCCGACCTCGGCCCGGACGACGAGGTGACGACCATCGAGGGCCTCGCCGACACCGTCGACGCCGACCTGCACCCCATGCAGCAGGCCTGGGTCGAGCACGACGTCGCCCAGTGCGGCTACTGCCAGCCCGGCCAGATCATGGCCGCGGTCGCGCTCGTGCGCCGCGTGCGGGCCGAGGGACGCGCCATCACCGACGCCGACCTCGACGGCATCCGCAACATCTGCCGCTGCGGCACCTACAACCGCATCCGCGAGGCGATCCGGGACGGCGCCGAGCGGATGTGA
- a CDS encoding aminoglycoside phosphotransferase family protein, producing the protein MSDVDLPPEWAARVATYPADGGPTGADWLAQVPHLVARALERWDLVLDDGPAGTGWTALLLPVRRGGERLALKVGWPHPEGAHEHLALRTWAGAGAVRLVAALPSDGLLLLERLERTDLTDTWDEEACAVVGGLLRRLHVAAPPQVPRIGPYLEPHLERMAARPAVPRRLATRTLGLARELLPDAPELLLHTDLHYENVLHHPSGGWTAIDPKPVAGHPGFDLWPVLRNRFEEMGTGSAFRWSVRRRLEVTAEAAGVDPDEARAWTLLRAGVEVSWASALEGEEAVTACIALHKALDE; encoded by the coding sequence GTGAGCGACGTCGACCTCCCGCCGGAGTGGGCGGCCCGCGTGGCGACCTACCCCGCCGACGGCGGCCCGACCGGCGCCGACTGGCTCGCGCAGGTCCCCCACCTCGTCGCGCGGGCGCTGGAGCGCTGGGACCTCGTCCTCGACGACGGGCCCGCCGGCACCGGGTGGACGGCCCTCTTGCTGCCGGTGCGCCGGGGCGGCGAGCGCCTCGCGCTCAAGGTCGGCTGGCCCCACCCCGAGGGGGCGCACGAGCACCTGGCCCTGCGGACCTGGGCCGGTGCGGGCGCGGTCCGCCTCGTCGCGGCGCTGCCGTCGGACGGCCTGCTGCTGCTGGAGCGGCTCGAGCGCACCGACCTCACGGACACGTGGGACGAGGAGGCGTGCGCGGTCGTCGGCGGCCTGCTGCGCCGGCTGCACGTCGCGGCCCCGCCGCAGGTGCCCCGCATCGGCCCCTACCTCGAGCCGCACCTCGAGCGGATGGCCGCGCGCCCGGCGGTCCCCCGTCGGCTCGCGACCCGCACGCTCGGGCTGGCCCGCGAGCTGCTGCCCGACGCCCCGGAGCTTCTGCTGCACACCGACCTGCACTACGAGAACGTCCTGCACCACCCGTCGGGCGGCTGGACCGCCATCGACCCGAAGCCGGTCGCGGGGCACCCCGGCTTCGACCTGTGGCCGGTGCTGCGCAACCGGTTCGAGGAGATGGGGACCGGCTCGGCCTTCCGCTGGTCGGTGCGCCGGCGGCTGGAGGTGACCGCCGAGGCGGCGGGCGTCGACCCCGACGAGGCCCGCGCGTGGACGCTGCTGCGCGCCGGCGTCGAGGTCAGCTGGGCCAGCGCGCTCGAGGGCGAGGAGGCCGTCACCGCGTGCATCGCCCTCCACAAGGCCCTCGACGAGTGA
- a CDS encoding DUF4439 domain-containing protein, with protein MPDDDPRRPGRRLLLAGTGTVLLGALTGCGIRLEDDAPRLPLVPTRRPLPAQDLLVALTRDTALLAARADALGDDLGTELATLHRRQVTVLRTTLLRAGVPASALDPAASPSPSPTPSSAADPRRLRDDLAAEESAAAQAGPSFAAAPAALLPTLAALHAQRVAAAALLGDPATVPGVPPGGDGAAAVADALGRACYLLEVAAARAEGARRDRAVVTLGVLRGLRDDATRPDQPPPALGYPLPFAVRTGADVDRLAARATADARTALGAALADVVASDPATGLAAGARWLGAVEVEVHRWGGALVPFPGLA; from the coding sequence GTGCCGGACGACGACCCCCGGCGTCCGGGGCGGCGCCTGCTGCTCGCCGGCACCGGGACCGTCCTCCTGGGGGCGCTCACGGGATGCGGCATCCGCCTCGAGGACGACGCCCCGCGCCTCCCCCTCGTCCCGACCCGTCGGCCGCTGCCGGCCCAGGACCTCCTCGTGGCCCTGACCCGCGACACCGCGCTGCTGGCGGCCCGGGCGGACGCCCTCGGTGACGACCTGGGCACCGAGCTCGCGACCCTCCACCGGCGCCAGGTGACGGTGCTGCGCACGACGCTGCTGCGGGCCGGCGTCCCGGCCTCCGCGCTCGACCCCGCGGCCTCCCCGTCCCCCTCCCCCACGCCCTCGTCGGCCGCGGACCCGCGCCGTCTCCGGGACGACCTCGCGGCCGAGGAGTCGGCCGCCGCGCAGGCGGGCCCGTCGTTCGCGGCCGCCCCCGCGGCCCTGCTGCCGACGCTCGCGGCGCTGCACGCCCAGCGTGTCGCCGCCGCCGCGCTGCTCGGCGACCCCGCGACCGTCCCCGGCGTGCCGCCCGGCGGTGACGGGGCCGCCGCCGTCGCCGACGCGCTCGGGCGCGCCTGCTACCTCCTCGAGGTCGCGGCGGCCCGCGCCGAGGGCGCCCGGCGTGACCGGGCGGTCGTCACCCTGGGCGTCCTGCGCGGCCTGCGGGACGACGCCACCCGCCCCGACCAGCCGCCGCCCGCGCTCGGGTACCCGCTCCCCTTCGCCGTGCGCACCGGCGCCGACGTCGACCGCCTCGCCGCCCGGGCCACGGCCGACGCCCGCACCGCGCTCGGCGCGGCCCTGGCCGACGTCGTCGCGTCCGACCCGGCCACCGGCCTCGCGGCGGGTGCGCGCTGGCTGGGCGCCGTCGAGGTCGAGGTCCACCGGTGGGGTGGCGCGCTCGTGCCGTTCCCGGGGCTCGCGTGA
- the rimP gene encoding ribosome maturation factor RimP, with the protein MATADSVRPVLEQGLAGHGLVLEDVTVTPAGKRRVVRVLLDRDLGGVDRVTEPTPPLSLDEVADATRAVGDALDASDAMGEQPYTLEVSSPGVGRPLTLPRHFLRNVGRLVTTRTADGETTGRLLAADATGLTLEVPATAKTPARTVTQAYPDLDHAAVQVEFSRRDDDPKES; encoded by the coding sequence ATGGCCACCGCGGACAGCGTCCGACCCGTCCTCGAGCAGGGCCTGGCCGGGCACGGCCTCGTCCTCGAGGACGTCACCGTCACGCCGGCCGGCAAGCGCCGCGTCGTGCGCGTCCTGCTCGACCGCGACCTCGGTGGCGTCGACCGGGTCACCGAGCCCACGCCGCCCCTCTCCCTCGACGAGGTCGCCGACGCGACCCGCGCCGTCGGCGACGCCCTCGACGCCAGCGACGCCATGGGCGAGCAGCCCTACACCCTCGAGGTCTCCTCGCCCGGGGTCGGTCGCCCGCTCACCCTCCCGCGCCACTTCCTGCGCAACGTCGGCCGCCTCGTCACCACCCGGACCGCCGACGGCGAGACCACCGGCCGGCTGCTCGCGGCCGACGCCACGGGTCTCACGCTCGAGGTCCCCGCCACCGCCAAGACCCCCGCCCGCACCGTCACGCAGGCCTACCCCGACCTCGACCACGCCGCCGTGCAGGTCGAGTTCTCGCGCCGCGACGACGACCCGAAGGAGAGCTGA